Within the Nyctibius grandis isolate bNycGra1 chromosome 4, bNycGra1.pri, whole genome shotgun sequence genome, the region TTGGTCTCTTGTGtagaaaacaagacaaactTAGGCAATTATGTATTAATATAGGCTAAAATAATACTCTCTTTCTTATTTTAGGGACCTGTGGGATTTAAGAATATCTCTCCTAAGAAAATTTGCTGCTTCTACAGCCTTCCATCTTAGTGTGCAATTGATGATTTCACTTGAAATACATATCTGAAGAAACTAACAGTAAGCGAGGtgtaattgctttttaaaaatgttaaaagttcAGCAGTGTGTAACAGCTGATGGGATGCCCAAGAAAAAGCCATATATTTGTGACATTTGCTATAAACAGTTTGAAACTCCATCAAAATTAGCTAGGCATTATCTGATACATACTGGTCAAAAGCCATTTGAATGTCCTGTATGCCATAAAACCTTTAGGCAGCTAGTCCACCTGGAGAGGCATCAGTTAACACATAATCTGCCTTTTAAGTGTATTGTTTGTCATAGAAACTTCAAAAACTTAATCACTTTCTTAAAGCATCAGCAGCTTCATAATGAAAATTATCAGAACGATACCAAGCAAGCAGAAATCTCTGTGAATTTTGAGCAAGACAGGGTCACTTATGGCATATTTCAGTGTTCTATGTGCTGGAAATCTTTTACAACTGAAGAGAGGTGGATGCTGCATCAGTGCCTGAAGGCAGATCGTCTACATGGTgccagaaggagaaagaaaactcaCACTTGTGGATCGTGTAACAAGACATTTCCATCAAGATCTAAGCTAGAAAGACACTTCCTTATTCACACTGGCCAGAAACCTTTTAAGTGTTCTTCATGTGGTAAATCTTTCAGACAGTCGACACACTTGAAAATCCATCagctcacacacacagaagaaaggccttttcagtgctgcttttgtcAGAAGGGgtttaaaatacagagcaaaCTCATGAAGCACAAACAGCTCCATGCCAGAAATAAGACTTTCCCCAATATTTTATACAAAGCAACGACTCTTAAATATCCCAGACCACAGAACCTGTTGGAAGGAAAGAGGGATAGTTTTGAGAATGCTGACACACACAAGTCACAGGAAAATGACCCACATGATGTTCACTCGATTTATATTGTACCCTTTCAGTGCCCGGCATGTGAGCAGTGTTTTGAAACAGAGCAGGTTCTAAATTTGCACAAATGTTCTTATCTGAGAGATGGCAAAAGTTCGAATAATGGTACAACGGCACGCAGCTATGCAGTCGGCATGAAAAACAAGATCCTGATGAAGCTGAAGCATACTGGAGGAAAGgcaactgatttttctctgactgacagaaaaaaaataaaatcaggtcACTTTAAAAGTCCTGACCTGGTTGCAGCTAGAGATCAGTGTTCTAATCAGCATGCTTCCACTAAACCTTTCAAGGATTGCCATAGCAAGCTTGACGTGCACAAGGCACTTAGTAATTGGATGAAAAGAACGTTTGCTGTGCCATTACCTTGGCAAGAGCACCCACAACCTCACGACTttggaattaatttaaaaggtaTGCTTACTGGTGAAAGCATGTTAAATGTCCATGATTCACTGCATAATAAATATGATGCTTTTTATGGTTCATCAGATGATGGTTTCTTTGATAATCCAGAAGTACTTCACTGtgctttttcagcttctgcTAAAAATATACGTAACAGACACAAAGTGTGTAAATGTGACAGATGTGAAAAAGTCTTTCCGTCTTCATCCAAACTTCAAAGACACTATCTTATACACACGGGACAGAAGCCCTTTGGCTGTAATGTTTGTGGGAAGACATTTAGACAGTCAGCTCACTTAAAAAGACATCAGCTCACCCATACTGAAAAGAGACCCTATAAAAGCCCTGTTTGCCAGATAGAATTTGAAAACCTGAACAACCTTTTCAGTCATCAGGGAGATCACATTGAATTTAAGTCTTCTCAGCCTGTGGGTTATTCAGGTGATTCTCAAACACCTTCACAGGCCTCTGGCTTTCAAGAATTTGAGCTGATTCAGTCAAACCAAGCAGCTGAAATCAAAGTTGAAATTGAGTCAGAGGACTTTATTCTTGACACCAGCAGTAGAAACACACAGTATTTGTGTAGTAAAGTGTTGGAAAGAGAGCAAAGCTGTTACGGCTATTGGCATGATTTTTCTAAAGGTACTGAAAAAGGTGAAATTGTTAACAAATTGTATCAATGCAGTATCtgctttaaaacttttaaatcaCCTTCTAAGCTTGAAAGACATTACCTAATGCATGCTGGACAGAAGCCGTTTGAATGTTTAATTTGTGGTAAAAATTTCAGACAGGCACCACATTTGAAAAGACATCACCTGACTCACTTTAAAGAGAGCTTAAAGCTGAGTTCCACTGAGCAACAGACGGAGAATATGTTGTTTTTATCAAAACTGGATAATGCCCTATgaaattatatattaaaatttttGGTTGCATAATTATTGAAAGGCTTATGTTAGACCAAATAATTGACTGAAGGGAATTATCTCTTTCTATTATGGAGATGACCTGGTGAAGAGTTAATATACTGTCTTCAGAACTGTCTACTTGATGTAATTTGTGATGAATGTGAGAAgatgtttaaaacaaagaaacatgcaacaaaaaaagccactttgcatttcttttcctaaattaaCTTATAAATACACATTCTTACTGTATTAGTAGTGTTGTAGCAATTTGCAGTGCTCCACgaataagatattttaaaagttacaccTTTTCCCATATAGTATTTTATGACACTATGCTGTCCAATGGTAACTATCAGAAAAGTAAAGATAAAAAGGTAATTTCCAGAATATAGAAAAAATGGTCCTTTTACTTTCTTCTGGGTCCCTATATGTTGCAAACAAAGGACActtgctgtatttatttcatactttttaaaaataaacacaattatttttggataaaagtgcaaaaaagaagaaagtagaaaaaaggagaaaaagtttaatgagaaaaaatgttGATGTGGCATTATACAAcagttaacagaaaaaaattaatgtctttgtAATGTGCTCAGAGGTCTACAGATGAGGAATTAgatcttttgcctttttatgaTAAAATATAAGTAGACAGTGCTAAAATAGCAGGGTTTTTAATCAATTAATCCATTTCACCACTTCATTATCTCCATTTCTTTGTATATCCCTTGCTTTTTCTCGCTTTTTTGACCAATTCATGCAATACTGAACtatttttctgcaagaaaagagGACAAGAAATTATCATTAACATTACAAATGGGCTTACTATCTGTTCCAGTCTCCTTTGCTTCTGGCGTACGTATTGCACCAGTAAAAGCAGCGTTCTCCAAGATGTGATAATAACTCAGATGAGCAGTTTTGTCAGGAAATCATGTTCTCGTTACATTAAATATAAGAGACTGAAAATGACTTTTAGTTCAAATTAAGTAATTCCAATTTTGTATTAATAGAATCTGTAGTTATACTTTCTGGTAAGTAGAGAGCTTTGCCCATTGTGCCTGTGGGGCTGGCAAAAAGTGTAAGTGCAGTGGAGCTTTATTCATTATGAACAAGAAtgaagtttatttctttttttttttcctctgaaaaaacTACCTTTTAggatattttcctttgttatgCAACTTCTGAATAGTTGAAACCTGAAGTTTTTAATCCTATTTCTAAATTAACATATCTGTAAAATACATGGCATTCTTTTCACTATTTAAATAGATCAAtatttatttaagtaaaatggttttgatttttttttttaatttttgaagtaaTTTATCTAGGCTTTGCTGTGGCATGAGCTTTGTAGTATTTGGTATAAATGAAGTGAAGGGTAAAgggagtttttattttattttcatacatgttattctttcccattttcagaGAGAATAAAACCAGGAAAGATACTCAGAAACAGTCTGTAGTTACTATGATTTTTTGTATGACAGACAAACTCAGTATGTTAATAATGGCTATAGTTATATGTTGAGATTTTTTCTCCCTATGTGAATTGTTTCATATTGAAAGACAGAATACtgtataaaatgttttgaaagtgtATTGTAGagctcttttaaaatacttgtaataaaatattttatttatattgcacTTTTATTGTATACTTTATGTGCAAACCAGAGTTTTGAAACTACGTAACATTCAATATGCAGAAAAGTTTAAGACTACATATCAAATGACTAACTTTGCATGTTAGAAcaatatgttttgtttcagatattttttgttacagaaataaaatagaaatatgtttaaatataatAAGATCTTTCTTAAGGAGTcacagtcattttaaaaaatcctatgTTTGAGAGTACTGTTTAGAGAACACTAAACATGGTATGTTTTGGAAATACCAATTTGAGTAAAGAGAGGGGAAGGTGATacagaaatctgcttttcaggGATGAATAGACATATGTGGGAAGTGTTACTGTCTGATTAATTTAGAAACTAATGTAATCTTAGGGCTCCGTGGGATTTTAGAAGGGTAGTAAGGGCCacattgtttttctgtctctctacCGCTTTATGAAAAGTTTTGTGTCGGTATAAATTCACGATTTTATAGGGATTATAGCATAAGCTAGCTAGAAAGGGGTAAAGCAGTTTCTAAGagttgggagaaaaaaaatcaaaggttgAAATCTTGTCTCTTTTGAAGTTAAGAGTAAAATTCTCCAAGTACCTTTGAGAATTTGAGCTAGAATGGTTTTCCCAGTGTTAACAATAACACTTTGTGGTGTTCATTAGTATGTTAGTAATTTTCCATAATGCTTCAAGGCAAGTTCAAGCCGTCAGTCTTTGAAGTATCTTTGGTGGCAGAAATATTGCCTGTGGTTTTGTTAGAATGAGCTGATGGCTAATAGTAATCTCATAGTACTGAagtagtggatttttttaagactaTATGCTAACCAAAGCATagtgtaaaaaggaaaatagtggGTCCTCCTGTGTTAATATTGAGCTCCCCCCAAGGAGAACTTCTCAAAGTGTGTGGATTCAGCTTTGAGGTAGTTCTATGTGGAATATAAGAAgggtaaaatattttaaaacaagcagaaaaaaggtaagagggactttttaaaagacaaagaaagtaTGCAATACTAAATTCACTGGAACTGCAGTACTAACGGATCACATCATCAATTTTCTATCTAGGAAATGTAGCTATGGAtaactttaaaatgtatatgaTTTTGGTTGCTGTGCTATCCTTGTGATGTTTGAAGAAACTTAAAACttgcaaaatatatatatatgtaagtatTACTATATATGTCCAGGGAAAAATtcgaaaagaaaaaaaaaaagccatcataAACCATGGAAAAACTGTTTCATCACTGTTGTAGCTGCTTCTCACTGAGTGTTTGGTTTCTCACTTGTCTGTGATCTGCTATCACTATTATACTCAGAGCCAACAAGAAAAGTTAGTGAGGCAAATGGGAGATAGacacaaaagaaacataattGAAGTTAATGAGACCTTAGTCTCCAAATTGAGATGCTGAAtctaatgtttatttttcctgtctgcCTTCTAGTATAAATGTAAAACTCTGAAAGTCATAATCTCGCAACAATAGCTCACTCAAGGAACACCTAGATAAGTACAGTTGGATGACTCTTAAATCAATAAAGACTATGGATTTGGTCCTTATAATGGCCCCTTGTAATAATGTTGAAAATGCCTAGATCTCCTAAATAACTAAAGAGGTCATGGTTCATATTCCTAGCACGAGgttttgtggatttttaaagTGCAAGTTTTAACTTAATAGCCTAATTTTATGGTCTGATAGCTATGGATGAGATGTGTCTGAGAGGCAGTTATCATAAGGAAAATTGAAATTACAGAAGCGACTTTTCCATGCTCTCATATATCTTATTTTCTCCAGGTTGAGCAAATTAATTGTACTTCTTCATATAATGACTAGTTCtgtaaagcagcttttaaacaGCAAAGTCCATGCAAGTGAAGGAGAAACCAGCTTTATGCCAACAAAATCACTCACAAGTAGAACTGATCATTTTCTTGTTCAGAAACTGCCATTCTAACATGAAAGTGTCATTATGTCTGCCTTGAGTTATCACAAGTCTTTGAATACTCTTTTACTTCTGTACTCTGCCATTCCAGTTCCTGTTTGCTTCCTGGATATGCTAATGTGTGACTTGGTTCTGCTATACACCTGACATAGTTTGGATATGTGgctgaaatttttcttcttcactggaATTCTTCCAGTCTACCTGATCCCAATTTGTATGGATCTGTGAAACTCCATATGTGACTCACGGAGAGTCACGGAGCTGGTTGTTGCACGTGTGCTGCCATGGCATGCAAAATGGTGCCTGAGGATGTGAGTGCATGAGGATGTGAGAAGCTGACCAGCTATGATGTAGACTGTGGTCTGTCATTCTCCACTGAAAGTGGTCTGGGTATGTAGGGTAGTAAGAGCATATGGAAATGGTGGCTATGCAGCTTTGCCTGTGGCTGCTTCACTAGAATGTGCCTTGCTGACATAGTGAAGGAGGGGAATACAGAGAATTATGTGGCCACTGCtatataaaaaagtaaaagtctATTCCTAAGCTAAAGAAACCAACTACACGTGCTGTCTCCCATTTGTAATGCTAATGCCCTGCACTCAATTTCTATTGACATCAAGGAAAACACTATGTTCCTGGTATGcaaatttgcattattttatttgtgcattttttagAGAGTATAAATTTTAATGCT harbors:
- the ZNF770 gene encoding zinc finger protein 770 — encoded protein: MLKVQQCVTADGMPKKKPYICDICYKQFETPSKLARHYLIHTGQKPFECPVCHKTFRQLVHLERHQLTHNLPFKCIVCHRNFKNLITFLKHQQLHNENYQNDTKQAEISVNFEQDRVTYGIFQCSMCWKSFTTEERWMLHQCLKADRLHGARRRKKTHTCGSCNKTFPSRSKLERHFLIHTGQKPFKCSSCGKSFRQSTHLKIHQLTHTEERPFQCCFCQKGFKIQSKLMKHKQLHARNKTFPNILYKATTLKYPRPQNLLEGKRDSFENADTHKSQENDPHDVHSIYIVPFQCPACEQCFETEQVLNLHKCSYLRDGKSSNNGTTARSYAVGMKNKILMKLKHTGGKATDFSLTDRKKIKSGHFKSPDLVAARDQCSNQHASTKPFKDCHSKLDVHKALSNWMKRTFAVPLPWQEHPQPHDFGINLKGMLTGESMLNVHDSLHNKYDAFYGSSDDGFFDNPEVLHCAFSASAKNIRNRHKVCKCDRCEKVFPSSSKLQRHYLIHTGQKPFGCNVCGKTFRQSAHLKRHQLTHTEKRPYKSPVCQIEFENLNNLFSHQGDHIEFKSSQPVGYSGDSQTPSQASGFQEFELIQSNQAAEIKVEIESEDFILDTSSRNTQYLCSKVLEREQSCYGYWHDFSKGTEKGEIVNKLYQCSICFKTFKSPSKLERHYLMHAGQKPFECLICGKNFRQAPHLKRHHLTHFKESLKLSSTEQQTENMLFLSKLDNAL